The Vulpes vulpes isolate BD-2025 chromosome 8, VulVul3, whole genome shotgun sequence genome has a window encoding:
- the COX14 gene encoding cytochrome c oxidase assembly protein COX14, with amino-acid sequence MPTAKQLADIGYKTFSTSMMLLTVYGGYLCSARAYRYFQRRSSQRQAAEEQKTSGVP; translated from the coding sequence ATGCCAACTGCCAAGCAACTAGCTGACATTGGCTACAAGACCTTCTCTACCTCCATGATGCTCCTCACTGTGTATGGGGGCTACCTCTGCAGTGCCCGAGCCTACCGCTATTTCCAGCGGCGCAGCTCTCAGCGCCAGGCCGCAGAAGAACAGAAGACCTCAGGAGTCCCATAG
- the GPD1 gene encoding glycerol-3-phosphate dehydrogenase [NAD(+)], cytoplasmic, whose protein sequence is MAGKRVCIIGSGNWGSAIAKIVGGNAAQLSHFDPRVTMWVFEEDVGGRKLTEIINTQHENVKYLPGHKLPPNVVAVPDVVQAAADADILIFVVPHQFISKICGQLKGHLKANAIGVSLIKGIDEGPKGLKLISEVIGEHLGIPMSVLMGANIANEVADGKFCETTIGCKDQTQGQLLKMLMQTPNFRITVVKEVDTVEICGALKNIVAVGAGFCDGLGFGDNTKAAVIRLGLMEMIAFAKLFCSGPVSCDTFLESCGVADLITTCYGGRNRKVAEAFARTGKSIEQLEKEMLNGQKLQGPLTARELHNVLKHKGVVDKFPLFMAVYKICYESQPVGEFIHCLQNHPEHL, encoded by the exons ATGGCTGGCAAGCGAGTCTGCATTATAGGCTCCGGCAACTG gGGCTCAGCTATTGCCAAGATTGTGGGCGGCAATGCAGCCCAGCTGTCACACTTTGACCCACGGGTGACCATGTGGGTGTTTGAGGAGGATGTCGGGGGGAGAAAGCTGACAGAGATCATCAACACGCAGCACGAGAATGTCAAATACCTGCCAGGGCACAAGCTGCCCCCCAACGTG GTGGCTGTCCCAGACGTGGTCCAGGCTGCCGCGGACGCTGACATCCTGATCTTTGTGGTGCCCCATCAGTTCATCAGCAAGATTTGTGGTCAGCTCAAGGGCCACCTGAAGGCAAATGCCATTGGTGTATCTCTTATTAAG GGGATAGACGAGGGCCCTAAGGGGCTGAAGCTCATCTCTGAAGTGATTGGGGAGCACCTTGGCATCCCCATGAGTGTGCTGATGGGGGCGAACATTGCCAACGAGGTGGCTGATGGCAAGTTCTGTGAGACAACCATCG GCTGCAAGGACCAGACCCAAGGACAGCTTCTGAAAATGCTGATGCAGACGCCCAATTTCCGCATCACAGTTGTAAAAGAGGTGGATACGGTGGAGATCTGTGGGGCCTTAAAG AATATAGTGGCCGTGGGCGCTGGCTTCTGTGACGGCCTGGGCTTTGGCGACAACACCAAGGCAGCAGTGATCCGACTGGGGCTCATGGAGATGATCGCCTTTGCCAAGCTCTTCTGCAGCGGCCCTGTGTCCTGTGACACCTTCCTGGAGAGCTGCGGTGTTGCCGACCTCATCACTACCTGCTACGGAGGGCGGAACCGAAAGGTGGCCGAGGCCTTCGCCCGCACAGGAAAG TCCATTGAGCAGCTGGAGAAAGAGATGCTGAATGGCCAGAAGCTGCAGGGGCCCCTGACAGCCCGGGAGCTGCACAACGTCCTCAAGCACAAGGGGGTGGTGGACAA GTTTCCTCTGTTCATGGCTGTGTACAAGATATGCTACGAGAGCCAGCCTGTGGGTGAATTCATCCATTGCTTGCAGAATCATCCAGAACATTTGTGA